TAGAAGAGGGTTTTCATTGTCCATAGTAAACGCTACCAGCCATGCAATCTGGTTTTTGTTATCGGTGCCTACTTGTGATGTTCCTGTTTTAGCGGCGATCTTCAACCCGGGAGTTTTGATTTTATTGCCGGTACCTGTAGGATCTTCTACAACGTCTATAAGATAATCTAAAATGATATCAGCGGTATCGGAAGACATAGCATTTTGTTTCCAAGTTTCGGTTTTAAATGTTTTTTGTTCTTGACCTGAAGGATCTCTTATTTCTTTAACTATTTGAGGTAGGAGCATATCCCCATCATTACAAAAGGCGGTGTACATAGCAGCCAGTTGAAGAGGAGTGGTTAGAACCTCTCCCTGTCCATAGCCGCTATCAGCTAATAATGGTTCACTCCACTTAGTATCATCTTTTTTAATTTGAGACTTTGAAACAGAAAGCGTAAACGGCAGTGCATCTTCCATACCGTAGTCATTCAAATGTTTTTCAAACTTATCTTCTTTAAGCTGCAATGCAGTCCAGGCAAAATAGATGTTGTCAGACCATACCAAGGCATTTCTCAGGTTTACATCTCCTTTAGGGTGGGGTATCCTTTTGACCGAATGATTTCCCCATGCGTCGGAAGGCTTCCATTCTTCATTTTGTGCTTCCTTCACTATTGTATCAGGAGATATTATTCCTTCTTCCAATGCAGCGGCAGCAGTAAAGGGCTTGAAAGTAGAACCTGGAGGATAAAGGGCTTTTATAGTTCTGTTTATCAATGGGTTGTCAGGATTTTCAGACAGTTCCTTCCAAATAGATGGAAGCATTCCCACAGAAAACATATTAGGATCATAGGGTGGGTTGCTGACCATGGCCAATACCTCACCTGTATTAGGATGTAAAGCAACTATGCTCCCCTTGGAATTTGCTAATGCTTGATATACAGCTGATTGAAGCTTGGAATCCAGAGTAAGCACTATGTCAGCTCCTGGGCTTTCGGGTTTTTCCGTGATCACTTGCTTTTGGGAGCCATCCTTATCCTTTATTACAACACTGTAACCTCTTTGTCCTGATAGGGTTTCTTCCATAGCTGATTCAATTCCTTGTTTTCCTGCAATGTCACCGGATATATAGTCATCTTGGGGCCTTTTTTCCAGTTCTTCTTTAGTCAAGGTTTGCACATACCCCACTGCGTGAGAAAACAGGTCTTCAGCAGGGTAATTACGTGCAGTTTTTTGCTTTTGAGACAACATAACACCTTCTACCGATAGTATATCTTGCTTGTATTCATCTGATATGCTTAATGGGAGATGCCTCAAAGGAACAAAAGAATCCGGCTTTACCCATTTTTGATGCAGCTGTTCTAATATATAATCCTTGTTTAATTCTAGTATTGAAGATAATTCCTCAGCAAATTGATTTTCATCGGGGATTGCCTCGGGAACAGCCCCTACGGTATATGCTTCACCATCCACAGCCAAAATGTTATCAAAGCTGTCATATATTGTGCCCCGTTCAGGTGCTTTTCCAATAACGGTCTCTACTTTGTCACCCTGTTGTAGATCGGGAAATATCAAATTATAGTCCCAGTCTATCTTCCATTCCCTATCCTCCAGCACAATAGGAAAAGCATACTCTTGTTGGAATTGGAGTATATCTTGGGCATCGAATTTTGCAGTAACATGAAGGTATGTATTTCCGTCTTCTTTTATAGGTTCATCGTCTGTTATTTCAAAATCTATAAGTTTTATATCAGATAGCGCCTCTTGATATGTTGAAACAAATTCTTGTTCGCTTATATGGGAGGAAACTTCTGAAGGCAACATTTGATACATTTCTTGATATTTTTGATTTTTCCATAGAGTCAAATAATTTTCTACTGTCTCGATAGGATCGGTTTTTTGACATCCTACCAAAAACAGTATTGTACAAATAAGTATTATCAATATTTTTCTCATTTTATAACTCACCCCTATGCTATTATACAAAACTTATAATACATTATAAACATAATAAGCAGTATAATCTATATATCAGTTAAGTTTTTTAAAAATAACTATTTTAAAAATAATATATTTTCATAAAGGACAATTAAAAACATTTATGGAATATAAAGAAACATGAAAAAATTAAACAATATAAATTTACAAAAGATTTAGGAGAAGCTATAACAATGGGATATATATTTGTTTTAATAATTTCACTGCTTACAATGTTGCAATTTTTATTTTTTAAGAAGGTTTCAAAACTACACTTGGATTTATAAATGATTCTATTAAGGATAAAAGCTTATTTTTGATAGTTTTATCAGCAGTCAGCAATATTACGGCCCAGATCTTTTTTCTAAGAGGAGTGGTGCTGTTGGATAGTATAATATTTTTTCCTCTGAATCAAATATTGGGGCTTATATTTTCAACTATAGTATCCCTGTTTGTATTTAAGGAAGGATTGAATAAGCAAGGAGCGATAAGTATAGTCATAGGTTTACTGGCGATTTTTTTGTTGAATTTCTAGAAATTTATTTAAAGGGGTGACTTTTTATATGAAAATAGTTGTTTTGGATGGGTATGCTTTAAATCCTGGAGACTTAAGTTGGAAAGGGTTATAGAGGCTTGGCGATGTAGTCATCTATGACAGGACATCGGAAGACAAAATAATAGAACGTTCAAAGGGTGTACAAGCTTTACTGACCAACAAAACTCCGATTAATGCTGATATTATGGATAAACTGCCTGAACTGAAATATATAGGTGTGCTGGCAACTGGCTATAATGTTGTAGATGTGGAGTATGCTAAAAAAAAGAAGATTATTGTTACAAATGTGCCTGCATATAGCACTAATTCTGTAGCACAGCTTGTATTTGCTTTTATATTGGAATTATGCCATCATGTTAAATTGCACAGCCATGCAGTCCATGATGGAGAATGGGTAA
This sequence is a window from Clostridia bacterium. Protein-coding genes within it:
- a CDS encoding penicillin-binding transpeptidase domain-containing protein gives rise to the protein MRKILIILICTILFLVGCQKTDPIETVENYLTLWKNQKYQEMYQMLPSEVSSHISEQEFVSTYQEALSDIKLIDFEITDDEPIKEDGNTYLHVTAKFDAQDILQFQQEYAFPIVLEDREWKIDWDYNLIFPDLQQGDKVETVIGKAPERGTIYDSFDNILAVDGEAYTVGAVPEAIPDENQFAEELSSILELNKDYILEQLHQKWVKPDSFVPLRHLPLSISDEYKQDILSVEGVMLSQKQKTARNYPAEDLFSHAVGYVQTLTKEELEKRPQDDYISGDIAGKQGIESAMEETLSGQRGYSVVIKDKDGSQKQVITEKPESPGADIVLTLDSKLQSAVYQALANSKGSIVALHPNTGEVLAMVSNPPYDPNMFSVGMLPSIWKELSENPDNPLINRTIKALYPPGSTFKPFTAAAALEEGIISPDTIVKEAQNEEWKPSDAWGNHSVKRIPHPKGDVNLRNALVWSDNIYFAWTALQLKEDKFEKHLNDYGMEDALPFTLSVSKSQIKKDDTKWSEPLLADSGYGQGEVLTTPLQLAAMYTAFCNDGDMLLPQIVKEIRDPSGQEQKTFKTETWKQNAMSSDTADIILDYLIDVVEDPTGTGNKIKTPGLKIAAKTGTSQVGTDNKNQIAWLVAFTMDNENPLLLSIALEVPSGQGGSKFDIAKQIFQSYYQIQ